In the Bacillus amyloliquefaciens DSM 7 = ATCC 23350 genome, CGGCCGGATCGATCTTGTAAATCCGGTCATTCTTGAAAAGAGCGGTGAACAGATCGGAGTCGAGGGCTGCTTAAGCTTTCCGGGAGTATACGGTGAGGTCACCCGCCCCGATTACGTAAAGGTGAAAGCTTATGACCGTAAAGGAAAACCGTTTATTGTAGAAGCGGAAGGTTTTTTGGCCAGGGCCATCCAGCATGAAATGGATCATTTAGAAGGCATTTTATTCACATCAAAAATCACGGCTTACTACACTGAAGAAGAACTGGCAGAAATGGAAGGATGATTGGATGACAAGGATCGTTTTTATGGGAACACCCGACTTTTCAGTTCCCGTGCTGCGCACACTTATTGAAGACGGATATGAAGTAGCAGGGGTCGTTACGCAGCCTGACCGCCCGAAAGGCAGAAAAAAAATCATGACGCCTCCTCCTGTAAAGGCTGAAGCTGAACGCCACGGTATTCCCGTGCTTCAGCCCGAAAAAGTAAGGCTTGAAGAAGAAATAGAAAAAGTGCTCAGCCTGAAGCCGGACCTGATTGTTACGGCGGCATTCGGACAGATTTTGCCCAAGCAGCTGCTGGACGGCCCGAAATACGGCTGTATCAACGTGCACGCTTCACTTCTGCCTGAATTAAGAGGCGGAGCGCCGATACATTATTCGATTCTTCAAGGCAAAAAGAA is a window encoding:
- the def gene encoding peptide deformylase, whose protein sequence is MAVKKIVTHPAEVLETPAEEVTVFDKKLKKLLDDMYDTMLEMDGVGLAAPQIGILKRAAVVDIGEESGRIDLVNPVILEKSGEQIGVEGCLSFPGVYGEVTRPDYVKVKAYDRKGKPFIVEAEGFLARAIQHEMDHLEGILFTSKITAYYTEEELAEMEG